The DNA sequence aaattattttttctttttataatctgatctcaaaaattgAAGTGTGCTTAATAGGTATGTTTACCCTACTTTTTAAAGGAATCatgaactgcattttttttattattattattttataatgctTCCTGAGGTGCACCTATAATGTTTTTCCatcaaaatgtttcttgaggtgCACATTTATAATGTCTTTACATAGAAATAAATGATCTGATCTGAACGCTTTGTTTGAAGGGACGTGTCTGCTGTGAGACTTCACTGCTGTAACTGACTAACATAACATCTTTACATAGTAAGAGTATTTGAGACTGCTCCACATGTAATACTTCCTATATTTTTACCATTACAGCTGTTGAGATTATCTTACCATGTAAAGTGGTAATTATAGCGTTACATATTTAGATCTACTCCCATCACATGAAAGGTTGCAGTGATGAGCACTGAGCAGATGACAGTCTGTTTGATCTCATCATTACATCTAGTTTTCTGCACTCTCACGAAATACATTCATCATAACTAACGCCAAACATgatgtaaatactgtaaaaggTGAATTGTGTTGTGTAAGAGAACCGCTGATTATAACAAGAGTTTTAAGTGTCCAGATAAACTCCAGCAAACAGGGAGCTTTCTTTGATTGCtttctgtaatttaaaaatttaaataaaagattaataataattaaaacaaattcagtCTCACACGCTCTGAGAACAAAACAGTTTTATGATtccaaaaagcaaaaataaagtCTAATAATTAAATCTCCTCAGTGTCAGTTCAGGCACATTTCCATAAGAACTTTGAAACATggatttaagacattttaatgatAGTTAAGGTCTGATTTTTACATAAAGGATCTGTGGATGTACCACAAACAACCATTAAAGatgaatgaagaataaacaccaacctccttgttcctcgtgttttattctccaggtttctggttcctcttgttttattctccaggtttctggttcctcgtgttttattctccaggtttctggttcctcgtgttttattctccaggtttctggttcctcgtgttttattctccaggtttctggttcctcgtgttttattctccaggtttctggttcctcgtgttttactctgcaggtttctggttcctcgtgttttattctccatgtGTCTGGTTCcttgtgttttattctccaggtttctggttcctcctgttttattctccaggtttctggttcctcgtgttttattctccaggtttctggttcctcgtgttttattctccaggtttctggttcactCGTGTCCtcctcactctcctctttaacaaaCACCATCTTCACAGCAGCAGATCTCAGTTCAGATGATACTCCTCCAGATATTCCTGCTTGCTTCAAAACTTAGTCACGACTGTGAGGATGAGAATATTAGAGTTCTTCATTGACCTCATTCAAAACTGTATTTTTCTATTCATAGAAACAACATTTCTAACAGTTTGTATTAAAACAGCATCACAACAAAACAAGAGAGCGCAGTGAAACTAATCTTCTTCCTCTGAGGTTTAATAGTGTTTGGCATCAAACGaatgtgttttagcgccacccgCTGGACTGGAGTGAAGCGGCGAGAGGAGGGAAATAATACGagaaatatttactttaatttaaattacagATTCGCATGGTATTTGATCAACACCAACAGTCTTCGTGAGTGAGGATTGGTAGAGAAAAATGAGAGAAGTGAAATATTTCAGTGAAAATCACACAAGGTTCCCTAATGGCTATATTTtaggttatatatatttttttgcaacgTTGCCATAACATCATCTGACTTTATGCTGAGTGTTTGCTGTTAGAAACACATTATTTGAGTCAGGATATATTAAACCCCTATAAAACTGCTCTGTTGAAATACAGTACTGTTACGTTGATATATTTCTCACAATATGCATGTATAAAACATCagcaatacaaaaacaaacactaacACTCGTCTTCATCAactacccaggtgaaaaacaagtacacttccatgatgtacttaaagtgctctattttcgcgcactaattttgtacttaatatactaaaaatgatcctctagtacttcttaaggtcaacttaagatcatctaagtgtactcaactgtgctgttttgagacaccatgaatatgaactaaaatgcacttttaatatACTacctttgtatttaaaaatttagttaccacttgtagtacacttgaacccatctttcatacactagtacactcaagtgtactataagtggtagctaaataatttttttaaatacaaaagatagtatgttaaaagtgtattttagttcatattcatggtgtctcaaaatagcacagttgagtacacttagatgatcttaagttgaccttaagaagtactaaaggatcatttttagtatattatgtacaaaattagtgcgtgaaaatagagcactttaagtacattatggaagtgtacttgtttttcacctgggtactACAGCAGCATAATATGCCTAGGCTATATGAATCTAAATATAGTGGGATTTTATGATAACTGCATTGCAATTAAGTAATTAGATCGTTAACATGCAACACTTTTGTATACACAGCAAATTTAGTTAAAATGATGGTGTTTATGGAGAGTTTCTAAGTTCagaattaatttaacaaaaaataaagtttaagtaACACTGGACTGagtttaaactattttatttaacaatgtGTTAAAAAAGTGTTCAAAATACAGTGTCACCACTTTGGAGAGGGAAAACAACTGCCTGCACTGCTCATCCTGTCCTCACACAATGAAACGTGTTGATGCAGAATTCAAGCTGAAAATCGTCTCTTTCACTCTAAGTGGTGAGTAAAtgtcaattaaatatttttttttagccaaAGCTAAGGATTTGTTTATATAGCTGTCAATATCGAGTTTTACACTAACGACCAGTGCTACTGGCAGTGCCTGAATGCAGAAGGTGTGTTTAGGCCCAACGTTAATTAATCACCACTACAACAACAAGAAGTTCACGCAGTCTCACTGATTTGATCCAAGTTCAATGAGTCAGGATACTTTGTGCGTGCTATTCTTAAGCAGCCCTTAATGCTGATCATGGATTAAATCAATCCACCATAGCAAACAGTGAAaatatttgtgctgtttaatgcattcGAGACATTTTCCACagtgaataaattatttgtcaCAGATACagtctccatctgtaaatgttagaaatgcaTGCACACATTGTCcttttgctgtcaggagtgtGGACAAAGTTTCATAGTAAACAAGCATTGCTGTGAGCATGCGCACCAAACAGATGGAGCACAATaagtaaaatatacagtttgctcaaatatttgttgttgtacATTAAATTGAACTCATGTAGAATTGTATTCCtacaaatgtgtatttttataacagtaacTGTAAAAGGACTATAGTAACTAAGTTGCTAAGCTCAAACAAATTAATGTGTTCCTCTTACAgttaaaatgtttgttgtttgtttgttattttcaatGTAAATCTTGGGCACACTACATTATGCATTGGGGATTGTGACACTCTTACCCTACTCAAGATCCATTCTCTAAAAACTCTAAGCTGCATTAACATGtgaaaatacatctaaatgccataaACTTcagcaaagatgaattttcttgatactgatttcatttgtttagtaAGAGcctaaaagtattattattataactgattgattaaatgtaagaatttgactcaaaagatgatgcacacttttagaaaaatggctttataaaggtaaaaatgcccataaaaggttaatatcaatttaaacttattgtaaaagattaatttctatcactgctgtgaactgaccacacagaatacgaagaatatcaaaaactttaggagtcagctgtccacggtagtccgtaagatatcagcacaataacacactcaacAAACTCTCTCTAATTATCTTTCTTGATAAAATCcccccaaaatattttttttgtcaatatcgcacacccttaGTACTGACACAAAATTATTTGCAACTGTCGCTTTTtcacgtccagtgtagacagcctcaagctgttgttttttttattatta is a window from the Onychostoma macrolepis isolate SWU-2019 chromosome 03, ASM1243209v1, whole genome shotgun sequence genome containing:
- the LOC131535806 gene encoding zinc finger protein 184-like; translated protein: MVFVKEESEEDTSEPETWRIKHEEPETWRIKHEEPETWRIKQEEPETWRIKHKEPDTWRIKHEEPETCRVKHEEPETWRIKHEEPETWRIKHEEPETWRIKHEEPETWRIKHEEPETWRIKQEEPETWRIKHEEQGGLKKMKEERQDLNEVEEKYQDQKDHDVNGEKSVSCSIQITDVKRPFSCSQCRKNYKQKGGLINHMRIHSEEKPFSCFQCGNTFTCNKNLKITC